Proteins encoded together in one Lachnospiraceae bacterium JLR.KK008 window:
- a CDS encoding pyridoxal phosphate-dependent aminotransferase, with protein MLSCHYEKMLQGKSVIRELAEFAARRGGEIGYENVFDYSLGNPSVPVPRAVTETMIRLLQEREPAELHGYSPSLGISSVREKVACSLHERFGVPYKEEDVFMTSGAAGAIAHALRAVTAPGDTVLTFAPCFSEYFPYVNGTGAELKVVPADTGTFQIHFEAFEEMLSEKVTAVLINTPNNPSGVVYGTDTIKRLATIMRKASEKYGHEIYLISDEPYREIVFAGVDAPFVSAFYDNTLMCYSFSKSLSFPGERIGYIAVNPACRDAAKIVRMCGQISRETGHNCPASLIQLAVAENLSLTSDLAVYETNKNILYQELKALGFTCVEPGGTFYIFPKALEEDAKLFCEKGRNYDLVMVPGDGFGCPGYFRMAYCIDTEKVKRSLAALRRFVEEMYPLHGKGQESCI; from the coding sequence ATGCTGTCCTGTCATTATGAAAAGATGCTTCAGGGAAAATCGGTGATACGTGAACTGGCAGAGTTTGCCGCGCGAAGAGGCGGTGAGATCGGGTATGAGAACGTATTTGACTACAGTCTGGGCAACCCGTCGGTACCTGTACCCAGGGCTGTGACGGAGACGATGATCCGTCTGCTACAGGAGAGAGAGCCGGCAGAGCTGCATGGCTACAGCCCTTCTCTCGGCATTTCCTCTGTGCGGGAAAAGGTGGCCTGCTCCCTGCATGAAAGATTCGGCGTGCCTTATAAAGAAGAAGACGTATTTATGACGTCAGGTGCAGCGGGCGCCATTGCTCACGCGCTGCGCGCGGTGACTGCACCGGGAGATACGGTACTTACATTTGCCCCCTGTTTTTCCGAATATTTTCCTTATGTTAATGGGACAGGTGCAGAGCTGAAAGTAGTCCCGGCAGATACCGGAACGTTTCAGATCCATTTTGAGGCCTTTGAAGAAATGCTTTCGGAAAAGGTGACGGCTGTGCTGATCAATACGCCAAACAATCCTTCCGGGGTCGTCTATGGGACGGACACGATAAAGCGTCTGGCGACCATTATGCGCAAGGCATCGGAAAAATATGGGCATGAGATATATCTGATTTCAGACGAACCATACCGTGAAATTGTATTTGCGGGTGTGGATGCTCCGTTTGTCTCCGCCTTTTACGATAATACGCTGATGTGTTATTCGTTTTCCAAATCACTCTCCTTTCCGGGAGAGAGAATTGGCTATATCGCTGTAAACCCGGCTTGTAGAGATGCGGCTAAGATAGTCCGGATGTGTGGACAGATTTCCAGAGAGACGGGCCATAACTGCCCGGCATCCCTGATTCAGCTGGCGGTGGCGGAGAATCTTTCCCTGACTTCAGATTTGGCTGTCTACGAGACAAATAAAAATATATTGTATCAGGAACTGAAGGCGCTTGGATTTACCTGTGTGGAACCGGGCGGTACTTTTTACATTTTTCCCAAAGCGCTTGAGGAAGATGCGAAGCTGTTCTGTGAAAAGGGCAGGAATTATGATCTTGTCATGGTACCGGGAGATGGGTTTGGCTGTCCGGGGTATTTCAGAATGGCTTACTGTATTGATACGGAGAAAGTAAAGCGTTCTCTGGCAGCGCTCCGCAGGTTTGTAGAAGAAATGTATCCGCTGCACGGTAAAGGACAGGAATCCTGTATATAA
- a CDS encoding undecaprenyl-diphosphate phosphatase has protein sequence MTGGSILLELLKAVLFGIVEGVTEWLPISSTGHMILLNEFVKLDVTPEFWDMFLVVIQLGAILAVVMLYWNRIFPFQFHGGSVIRKDVFSMWFKVLAGCLPAVIVGLPFDDLFRDLFYNYQTVAIALIVFGVAFIVVENRNKSHKPRIRSIDRLSYPVAFAIGVFQLIAGIFPGTSRSGSTIVGGLLLGVSRTTAAEFTFFMAIPVMFGASLLEIVKFVLEGVEISGTEWTTLIVGFVVAFLVSVFVIRFLMGYIKKHNFKVFGWYRIALGIVVLAYFMFV, from the coding sequence ATGACAGGAGGATCTATTTTGTTGGAACTATTGAAAGCGGTTTTGTTCGGAATTGTGGAGGGAGTCACAGAATGGCTTCCGATCAGCAGCACCGGGCACATGATATTGTTAAATGAGTTTGTTAAGCTCGATGTTACGCCTGAATTCTGGGATATGTTTTTGGTGGTGATTCAGCTCGGAGCAATACTCGCGGTTGTCATGCTGTACTGGAATCGGATTTTTCCGTTTCAGTTTCATGGCGGCAGTGTGATTCGCAAAGATGTATTTTCCATGTGGTTTAAAGTTCTGGCGGGCTGTCTGCCGGCTGTGATTGTCGGACTCCCGTTTGACGATCTGTTCCGGGATCTTTTTTATAACTATCAGACCGTAGCCATTGCCCTGATTGTATTTGGTGTGGCGTTTATTGTAGTGGAAAACAGAAACAAAAGCCACAAGCCGAGAATCAGAAGTATCGACCGTCTCAGCTATCCGGTAGCTTTTGCCATCGGTGTATTCCAGCTGATCGCGGGAATTTTCCCGGGGACATCGAGATCCGGTTCCACGATCGTGGGAGGGCTGCTGCTCGGCGTTTCCCGCACAACCGCCGCTGAGTTTACATTTTTTATGGCAATCCCTGTGATGTTTGGCGCCAGCCTGCTGGAGATCGTAAAATTTGTGCTGGAGGGGGTGGAGATCAGCGGTACAGAGTGGACGACTCTGATCGTCGGTTTTGTTGTTGCTTTTCTGGTATCGGTATTTGTTATCCGCTTTTTGATGGGATACATCAAAAAACATAATTTTAAAGTATTCGGGTGGTACCGGATCGCGCTGGGGATCGTGGTGCTTGCGTATTTTATGTTTGTCTGA
- a CDS encoding peptidylprolyl isomerase produces MKNPVITITMENGDLIKAELYPETAPNTVNNFISLIQKNFYDGLIFHRVINGFMIQGGDPEGTGMGGPNYSIKGEFSQNGFDNDLKHTEGVLSMARSMMPDSAGSQFFIMHKNSPHLDGSYAAFGKVIEGMDIVDKIASCKTDFSDRPLEKQMIRTMTIDTFGEVYPEPETL; encoded by the coding sequence ATGAAAAATCCAGTTATCACGATCACAATGGAAAACGGGGATCTGATCAAAGCAGAGCTCTACCCTGAGACAGCTCCCAACACGGTCAACAACTTTATCAGCCTCATTCAGAAAAACTTTTATGACGGTCTGATCTTTCATCGCGTCATCAACGGTTTCATGATCCAGGGCGGCGATCCGGAAGGGACCGGCATGGGCGGCCCCAATTACTCGATCAAAGGAGAATTTTCCCAAAACGGCTTCGACAATGACCTGAAGCACACGGAGGGCGTGCTCTCGATGGCAAGGAGCATGATGCCTGACTCCGCCGGAAGCCAGTTTTTTATCATGCACAAAAACAGTCCACACCTTGACGGTTCTTACGCCGCTTTTGGCAAAGTCATCGAGGGCATGGACATTGTCGACAAGATCGCATCCTGTAAGACAGACTTTTCTGACCGTCCTCTGGAAAAACAGATGATCCGGACGATGACCATTGATACGTTCGGTGAAGTTTATCCGGAACCGGAAACGCTCTGA
- a CDS encoding DUF6465 family protein: MKETKKAASKATAKSEAAKTVAKVESAVKSAAEKAAPVAKAAEKKVASAAKAAVKKTTAKKDAGMEKITLQFGGKSYTTEELVKIAKDVWKFDLDRKESEFETVELFVKPEENTVYYVINGEVRGSFAI; this comes from the coding sequence ATGAAAGAAACGAAAAAGGCAGCTTCCAAAGCAACTGCAAAATCAGAGGCCGCCAAAACGGTAGCAAAAGTAGAGAGCGCTGTCAAGAGTGCGGCTGAGAAAGCAGCACCGGTAGCCAAAGCAGCTGAGAAAAAGGTAGCGTCTGCAGCAAAGGCAGCAGTTAAGAAGACGACGGCGAAGAAAGATGCCGGAATGGAAAAGATCACCCTTCAGTTTGGGGGTAAATCCTATACGACAGAGGAATTGGTAAAGATCGCCAAAGATGTATGGAAATTTGATCTTGACAGAAAAGAGAGCGAATTTGAGACGGTAGAGCTTTTTGTGAAACCGGAAGAAAACACGGTCTATTATGTGATCAACGGCGAAGTACGCGGAAGTTTCGCGATCTGA
- a CDS encoding Na/Pi cotransporter family protein yields MTINDLGMLFQFIGGLGLFLYGMHIMADGLQKSAGDRVKKLMGFLTKNRLIAVIVGAGITALIQSSSATTVMVVGFVNAGMLSLTQAVGVIMGANIGTTITAWIVSLSEWGSVFKPEFLAPLVVGIGAFLVLFASDERKKKTGEILTGFGILFIGLSFMSGAIKPYRDAEIFIEAFRVLGRNPLLAIVTGAVVTAVIQSSSASVGILQTLAMNGVVNWQSAVFIMLGQNIGTCVTAVLSGAGAGKNAKRASALHLLFNVIGSVWFGAVMLLFFRMRTEMAAAAINSVEISTFHTIFNIANTVVMFPFAGALVRLSEIMIPSDQSEGKEGDIVEKMSRTLDRRILNNPALAIETAVGEVVRMGVLTRDNLKDAVMAVRENDKKQMNRVLQTEKDINEMEKLLTAFLVEVDNLSLTETQHLMIKNLFYTVSDIERIGDHSENIAEIADIKRKDKIQFSEKGDKDLDKMYDMTLHVFEAALEARELGSVEAAKRAQRTEEKVDKLEKDLRDKHIQRLSKGKCAPEGGVLFLDILSNLERVADHADNIANYVITER; encoded by the coding sequence ATGACGATAAACGATCTGGGAATGTTATTTCAATTTATTGGCGGACTGGGGCTTTTCCTATATGGAATGCACATTATGGCGGACGGACTGCAAAAGTCTGCCGGTGACAGAGTGAAGAAGCTGATGGGATTTCTGACGAAAAACCGTCTGATTGCGGTGATCGTTGGCGCGGGTATTACTGCGCTCATTCAGAGCAGTTCGGCGACTACGGTCATGGTTGTCGGCTTTGTCAACGCCGGTATGCTCTCGCTGACACAGGCGGTAGGCGTGATCATGGGTGCCAATATCGGTACGACGATCACTGCCTGGATTGTCTCGCTGAGTGAGTGGGGCAGCGTTTTCAAGCCGGAGTTTCTGGCGCCTCTTGTCGTAGGCATCGGCGCGTTTCTTGTCTTGTTTGCTTCGGATGAGAGGAAGAAAAAGACAGGAGAAATCCTCACCGGCTTCGGCATTCTTTTTATTGGTCTGAGCTTTATGTCAGGTGCGATTAAGCCTTACAGAGACGCAGAGATTTTTATCGAGGCGTTTCGCGTGCTAGGGCGGAATCCTCTGCTGGCCATTGTCACGGGAGCTGTCGTTACAGCGGTTATTCAGAGCTCTTCGGCCTCTGTGGGTATTTTACAGACTTTGGCGATGAATGGAGTGGTAAACTGGCAGTCAGCTGTATTCATCATGCTGGGACAAAATATCGGGACTTGTGTGACCGCGGTTTTGTCCGGTGCAGGCGCCGGGAAAAATGCCAAACGGGCGTCGGCGCTTCATCTGCTCTTTAACGTGATCGGCAGTGTCTGGTTTGGCGCCGTTATGTTGCTGTTTTTCCGTATGCGCACGGAGATGGCTGCGGCAGCGATCAACAGTGTGGAAATTTCCACGTTCCATACGATTTTTAATATTGCCAATACGGTGGTAATGTTTCCCTTTGCGGGCGCACTGGTGCGTCTGTCTGAGATTATGATTCCCAGCGATCAGTCGGAAGGGAAGGAAGGCGACATTGTTGAGAAGATGAGCCGCACACTTGACCGGAGAATCCTGAACAATCCCGCGCTGGCTATCGAAACGGCGGTGGGAGAAGTCGTGCGTATGGGCGTGCTCACACGGGATAATCTGAAGGATGCGGTCATGGCGGTTCGGGAAAACGACAAGAAACAGATGAACCGGGTGCTGCAGACGGAGAAGGACATCAACGAGATGGAAAAGCTGTTGACTGCGTTTCTGGTGGAAGTGGATAATCTGTCGCTGACAGAGACGCAGCATCTGATGATTAAAAATCTGTTTTATACGGTCAGCGATATTGAGCGCATCGGAGATCACAGTGAAAACATTGCGGAAATAGCTGATATTAAGCGGAAAGATAAGATACAGTTTTCGGAAAAAGGCGACAAAGATCTCGATAAAATGTACGATATGACACTTCATGTCTTTGAGGCTGCTTTGGAGGCCAGAGAGCTGGGCAGCGTGGAAGCGGCAAAGAGGGCACAGAGAACGGAAGAGAAGGTGGATAAGCTGGAAAAAGACCTGCGTGACAAACATATTCAGCGTCTGTCCAAAGGGAAATGCGCGCCGGAGGGTGGTGTCCTTTTTCTCGATATATTGAGCAATCTGGAACGGGTTGCCGACCATGCGGATAATATTGCCAATTATGTCATAACGGAAAGGTGA
- a CDS encoding sodium:alanine symporter family protein: MEKFSNAVSAVDSFVWGPVMLVLLVGTGIFLTIRTGFLPWRNLGYALKSTLSKEARQKKGKGDISPFSALTTALAATIGTGNIVGVATAMVSGGPGALVWMWISACFGLTSKFSECMLAIKYREVNANGEISGGPMYTMKKALKNKALGNTLGWLFAFFAVVASFGIGNMTQANSITSALHETFSVPNWITGAILTVLSLLIIVGGIKSISKVSQIVVPIMAIFYVIAALIVIAGNFANVPAGVAMIFKMAFSAKAVGGGLCGTITASMMNAMRFGIARGVFSNEAGMGSAAITAAAATTDNPVRQAYISMTGTFWDTIVVCTMTGLAIASSGVLGQANPATGELYEGSSLTIAAFGTVLGPAGGWLVSIGITLFAFSTILGWEYHGEKAYEYILGTHRFNMVYRIFFSLVVFVGSVATLDLVWNLSDIANALMAIPNLVCMLLLSGEITKDIKDYQEVLKKDAMFK, encoded by the coding sequence ATGGAAAAATTTTCAAATGCCGTCTCTGCCGTAGACTCTTTTGTCTGGGGGCCGGTCATGCTCGTTCTGCTTGTGGGAACCGGGATCTTTTTAACAATCCGTACGGGATTTTTACCCTGGAGAAATCTCGGTTATGCACTGAAAAGCACACTGAGTAAAGAGGCCCGTCAGAAAAAGGGAAAGGGTGATATTTCACCGTTCTCCGCGCTGACTACCGCCCTCGCTGCCACGATCGGTACCGGAAATATCGTAGGCGTGGCCACCGCCATGGTCTCCGGCGGCCCGGGCGCACTCGTATGGATGTGGATCTCCGCTTGTTTCGGACTCACTTCCAAATTCAGTGAATGTATGCTGGCTATCAAGTACCGGGAAGTCAACGCAAACGGAGAGATTTCCGGCGGTCCGATGTATACCATGAAAAAAGCGCTGAAAAACAAGGCGCTCGGCAATACGCTCGGCTGGCTGTTCGCATTTTTTGCTGTAGTCGCTTCTTTTGGTATCGGTAACATGACACAGGCAAATTCAATCACAAGCGCGCTGCACGAGACATTCTCTGTTCCTAATTGGATAACAGGCGCTATTTTGACTGTTCTGTCTCTGCTTATTATTGTGGGCGGTATCAAATCAATTTCCAAAGTGTCACAGATTGTAGTCCCAATTATGGCAATCTTTTACGTTATCGCCGCTTTGATCGTTATCGCCGGCAATTTCGCCAATGTACCTGCAGGCGTTGCCATGATCTTCAAGATGGCTTTCAGTGCAAAAGCAGTCGGCGGTGGACTCTGTGGTACAATCACCGCTTCCATGATGAACGCCATGCGTTTTGGTATTGCCAGAGGTGTGTTTTCCAATGAGGCCGGTATGGGTTCTGCTGCAATCACAGCAGCCGCCGCTACGACAGACAATCCGGTGCGCCAGGCATACATAAGCATGACCGGCACTTTCTGGGACACAATCGTCGTCTGTACGATGACCGGTTTAGCGATCGCCAGCTCCGGCGTTCTCGGTCAGGCAAATCCGGCTACCGGTGAATTATACGAAGGTTCCTCCCTGACAATCGCCGCTTTTGGCACTGTACTCGGTCCGGCGGGCGGCTGGCTTGTAAGTATCGGCATTACCTTGTTTGCCTTCTCCACGATTCTCGGGTGGGAATACCACGGCGAGAAAGCCTATGAGTATATACTTGGAACGCATAGATTTAATATGGTATACCGGATTTTCTTTTCTCTCGTTGTGTTCGTCGGCTCCGTTGCCACACTGGATCTCGTCTGGAATCTCTCCGACATCGCCAACGCCCTGATGGCAATCCCGAACCTGGTCTGTATGCTGCTCCTCAGTGGCGAGATCACAAAGGACATCAAAGACTACCAGGAAGTGCTGAAAAAAGACGCCATGTTCAAATAA
- a CDS encoding HD-GYP domain-containing protein has protein sequence MKILLELLTPGMITAEDVYSLNGQLLVPIGTPLTDAMLHQMKIHSIRSVNIDDHPKAASTASGHTSDIPEEVRKARVEHIKEYKKAYSEGLSQFEVAINNLVMNNTDLDMDTILKQTLSVLSPTGRHSSILEMLVFMKEYNTSIYAHSINVSLLCNMLAHWLNYSEEDCQMAAACGMFHDIGKLTLPEEILQRRGPLTDEEKKLVNTHCEKGYELLSKSSVDETVKLAALMHHELCDGSGYPRNLQSEEIDRFAKIVTICNIYDAMTSERPYRKPISPFAVIEYFEVTGLSKFDTRPILVFLENTVNTYLNSTVQLNDGTTAQVVFINKGRLGRPIVKSGEKFIDLSQRTDLHIQEILPVV, from the coding sequence ATGAAAATTCTTCTTGAATTATTAACCCCTGGAATGATAACCGCCGAAGATGTATATTCATTGAACGGCCAACTGCTCGTCCCGATCGGAACGCCACTGACAGACGCCATGCTGCATCAGATGAAAATTCACTCTATTCGCTCTGTCAATATTGATGATCACCCCAAGGCTGCATCTACAGCTTCCGGTCATACTTCTGATATTCCGGAAGAAGTCAGGAAAGCACGCGTTGAACATATCAAAGAATATAAAAAGGCTTATTCCGAGGGATTGAGCCAGTTTGAAGTTGCAATCAATAACCTCGTTATGAATAATACGGATCTGGACATGGATACGATATTAAAGCAGACGTTATCCGTGCTGAGTCCGACAGGCCGTCATAGCAGCATTCTGGAAATGCTTGTATTTATGAAAGAGTACAACACCAGTATTTATGCACATTCCATTAATGTATCTCTTCTTTGTAATATGCTGGCACACTGGCTGAATTACAGTGAGGAGGATTGTCAGATGGCTGCCGCCTGCGGCATGTTCCACGATATTGGAAAGCTCACGCTTCCGGAAGAGATTTTACAGAGACGCGGGCCGCTCACCGATGAGGAAAAGAAACTGGTCAATACCCATTGTGAAAAAGGATATGAGCTGTTGTCAAAGTCCAGCGTGGATGAGACTGTAAAATTAGCCGCTCTCATGCACCATGAGTTGTGTGATGGCAGCGGGTATCCCCGCAATCTGCAAAGCGAGGAGATTGATCGCTTTGCAAAGATCGTCACGATCTGTAACATATATGATGCCATGACTTCAGAACGCCCTTACCGCAAACCAATCTCACCGTTTGCTGTGATTGAATATTTTGAAGTCACGGGGCTCAGCAAGTTTGACACCCGTCCGATTCTTGTATTCCTTGAAAACACGGTAAACACTTACCTTAACTCTACCGTTCAGCTCAATGACGGGACGACCGCACAGGTAGTCTTTATCAACAAAGGCCGTCTCGGCCGCCCGATTGTGAAATCCGGCGAAAAATTCATTGATCTGAGCCAGCGGACAGATTTACATATTCAGGAAATCCTTCCGGTCGTCTGA
- a CDS encoding MMPL family transporter, producing MITGLWKKFKDQLGNRKEKDAEGIRERLRRIKASGIANVIVRKRHMIEMMFIVLIVLSVINAPLVKVNYDLTEYLPAYTESKKAIDLMEKEFGYPGTARVMVTDVSVYEAYMYKQILENIDGVDMVMWMTEDVYMSEDFLDLDSQKDYYRDRCAVMDVTFEKGDNDEETKTAVEEIQNILGEKGRYAGPAVENKSLEETLDRELRIIMAVAVILILIILCLTTDSWFEPVLFLSVMGIAIVLNMGSNVLLGTISFMSSSVASVLQLATSMDYSVFLLHTYVRRNEAKPGNKEKAMAGALKESAVSILSSAMTTFVGFMALLAMRFGLGRDVGLVLGKSIVCSVVTVLFLMPALLLRFGDLIEKTKHRSIMPQFRMVSKAVFKIRYVVLVFMAVVVVPAYVAQNMNSFTFGNSALGRSQGTKVYDDTAEIEEKFGRSNLYLIIVPNETPIKERELADELEDLYYVKSVTGIANVLPVGIPESIIPESIKGQLRTENYARMLMYTKTDTESTLAFETSDEIQQIVKKYYPENAYVVGNTPSTQDLKELMVPDYAVTNVISLLAVAVVVGITFQSFLLPILVLIPITIATYINMTVPYLQGESFMFNGFIIVSCIQLGATVDYSILLTNNYMYNREHGMEKKAAAVDALQRSILSILTSGTILTVAGYGIYFISSVSAISSLGHLIGRGGLISMCMVILAVPALLTVFDTLIFKGKAVRDEWKRREIERIRKKIAVRRQKRRELMARLAERRQQRREQAGAKGGNKDE from the coding sequence TTGATTACCGGGCTATGGAAGAAATTTAAAGATCAGCTGGGAAACAGAAAAGAGAAAGACGCAGAAGGCATAAGAGAACGGCTCAGGCGTATCAAAGCGAGCGGCATTGCCAACGTGATTGTCAGAAAGCGTCATATGATCGAAATGATGTTTATCGTACTGATCGTATTAAGCGTCATCAATGCACCGCTCGTTAAAGTGAATTATGACCTGACGGAATATCTTCCTGCCTACACGGAATCAAAAAAAGCCATCGATCTGATGGAGAAGGAGTTTGGTTATCCGGGCACTGCCAGGGTTATGGTTACAGATGTCTCAGTCTATGAGGCATATATGTACAAACAGATCCTGGAAAATATTGATGGCGTTGATATGGTCATGTGGATGACGGAAGATGTGTATATGAGCGAAGACTTTCTCGATCTGGATTCACAGAAGGATTATTACCGGGATCGCTGCGCCGTGATGGATGTGACGTTTGAGAAGGGAGACAATGACGAGGAGACGAAAACAGCGGTGGAAGAGATCCAGAATATTCTCGGAGAAAAGGGCCGGTATGCGGGACCGGCGGTGGAGAATAAATCTCTGGAAGAGACGCTGGACAGGGAACTGCGGATTATTATGGCAGTGGCGGTCATATTAATTCTGATTATCCTCTGCCTGACTACCGATTCATGGTTTGAGCCGGTGCTTTTTCTCTCCGTGATGGGGATTGCCATCGTATTAAATATGGGCAGCAATGTTCTGCTTGGGACAATCTCTTTTATGAGCTCCAGTGTGGCGTCAGTCTTACAGCTTGCCACTTCCATGGACTATTCAGTATTTCTTTTACATACCTATGTGCGCAGGAACGAGGCGAAGCCGGGAAACAAAGAGAAGGCGATGGCAGGCGCACTGAAAGAGTCGGCTGTCTCCATTCTTTCCAGTGCGATGACAACGTTCGTGGGCTTTATGGCGCTGCTCGCCATGCGGTTTGGCCTTGGACGGGATGTGGGGCTGGTGCTCGGGAAGAGTATTGTCTGCAGTGTGGTGACGGTTCTTTTCCTGATGCCGGCGTTGCTTCTGCGCTTTGGTGATTTGATTGAAAAGACAAAACACAGGAGTATCATGCCGCAGTTCCGGATGGTTTCCAAAGCGGTATTTAAAATACGTTATGTAGTGCTGGTCTTTATGGCGGTTGTGGTCGTGCCTGCCTATGTGGCGCAGAATATGAACAGTTTCACATTTGGCAACAGCGCACTTGGAAGAAGCCAGGGAACGAAGGTTTACGATGATACGGCGGAGATTGAGGAAAAGTTCGGGCGCAGCAATCTCTACCTGATCATCGTGCCCAACGAGACACCGATCAAAGAGCGGGAACTGGCAGATGAACTTGAAGATCTGTATTATGTGAAAAGTGTTACCGGTATCGCCAATGTGCTTCCGGTCGGCATCCCGGAGAGCATCATACCAGAGAGCATCAAAGGACAGCTCCGCACGGAAAATTATGCCCGTATGCTGATGTACACAAAGACAGATACGGAGAGTACGCTTGCGTTCGAAACATCAGATGAGATTCAGCAGATCGTGAAAAAATATTATCCGGAGAATGCCTATGTCGTAGGGAATACACCATCCACGCAGGATCTGAAAGAGCTGATGGTGCCTGACTATGCGGTGACAAACGTCATCTCGCTGCTGGCAGTGGCGGTTGTCGTGGGAATTACTTTTCAGTCATTTTTGCTGCCGATACTGGTGCTGATACCGATCACAATCGCGACTTACATCAATATGACAGTGCCTTATCTGCAGGGTGAGAGCTTTATGTTCAACGGCTTTATCATTGTGAGCTGTATTCAGCTGGGGGCGACGGTAGACTATTCTATTTTGCTTACCAATAATTATATGTATAACAGGGAGCATGGAATGGAAAAAAAGGCGGCGGCGGTCGATGCGCTGCAAAGAAGCATTCTTTCGATCCTCACTTCCGGCACAATTCTTACTGTGGCGGGCTATGGCATCTATTTTATTTCGTCCGTCAGCGCGATTTCTTCGCTTGGACATCTGATCGGCCGGGGCGGTCTGATCAGTATGTGCATGGTGATTCTCGCAGTTCCGGCTCTGCTCACGGTTTTCGATACATTGATTTTCAAAGGGAAAGCAGTTCGGGATGAATGGAAACGCCGGGAGATCGAACGAATCCGCAAAAAGATAGCGGTGCGCAGACAAAAGCGCCGGGAATTGATGGCGCGTCTGGCCGAGAGACGGCAGCAGCGCAGAGAGCAGGCAGGGGCCAAAGGAGGAAACAAGGATGAATAA
- a CDS encoding NADH peroxidase, with translation MKFVCQVCGYVHEGDAAPEKCPVCNAPAEKFTAQKGEMEWAAEHVVGVAKGVSEDIMADLRANFNGECSEVGMYLAMARVAHREGYPEIGLYWEKAAWEEAEHAAKFAELLGEVVTDSTKKNLEMRVEAENGATAGKFDLAKRAKAANLDAIHDTVHEMARDEARHGKAFAGLLKRYFG, from the coding sequence ATGAAATTTGTATGTCAGGTATGTGGTTATGTTCATGAAGGAGATGCAGCACCGGAGAAGTGCCCGGTATGTAATGCACCGGCTGAGAAATTCACAGCACAGAAAGGTGAAATGGAGTGGGCAGCAGAGCATGTGGTAGGCGTTGCCAAGGGAGTCAGCGAAGACATTATGGCAGATCTGAGAGCGAACTTTAACGGAGAGTGCTCCGAGGTTGGTATGTATCTTGCAATGGCAAGAGTCGCTCACAGAGAAGGTTATCCGGAGATCGGCCTTTACTGGGAGAAAGCTGCATGGGAAGAGGCAGAACATGCCGCTAAGTTTGCAGAGCTTTTGGGTGAGGTTGTTACCGATTCCACAAAGAAGAACCTTGAGATGCGTGTAGAAGCTGAGAATGGTGCTACAGCCGGCAAATTTGATCTTGCAAAACGCGCGAAAGCAGCTAATCTGGATGCGATCCACGACACTGTTCATGAGATGGCACGTGACGAGGCAAGACACGGGAAAGCATTTGCAGGACTTCTCAAGAGATATTTCGGTTAA
- a CDS encoding GNAT family N-acetyltransferase, protein MLQEIIIKNGNRVTEEGVLYLTDDLKLLKALKREGKAVAAVLTDENRGEDFSGIPYAVECVEELEEQEITKIYRRLTGLPWEILETDRCRLREMTVGDLDRLYEIYDTADTTQYMEGLSGDREEERAYIKDYCKYMYGFHGYGIWLIEEKTAGVVIGRAGIEPGEDGTELGYMIAAPWRRKGYAFEVCSAVLDYTWREIGCHEVICRIRHGNRASAGLLKKLGFGEGETDRDGMEKYTKSIPVDNKNPQAEIT, encoded by the coding sequence ATGTTACAGGAGATCATCATAAAAAATGGGAACAGAGTTACGGAAGAGGGGGTCTTATACCTGACAGATGACCTGAAGCTGCTGAAGGCACTTAAGAGGGAGGGAAAGGCAGTGGCGGCGGTTCTGACAGACGAGAACCGCGGGGAGGACTTTTCCGGGATACCGTACGCAGTTGAATGCGTAGAGGAACTGGAAGAGCAGGAGATTACAAAGATTTACAGACGGCTGACAGGGCTGCCGTGGGAAATTCTCGAGACCGACAGATGCCGGCTGCGTGAAATGACAGTCGGGGATCTGGACAGGCTCTATGAAATATACGATACCGCAGATACGACGCAATATATGGAAGGACTGTCTGGGGACAGAGAGGAAGAGCGGGCATATATCAAAGACTACTGCAAATATATGTATGGGTTTCACGGATATGGGATCTGGTTAATCGAAGAAAAGACGGCCGGTGTGGTCATTGGCCGTGCAGGGATCGAACCGGGAGAAGACGGAACAGAGCTTGGCTATATGATCGCCGCACCCTGGCGCAGAAAAGGATATGCTTTTGAAGTATGCAGCGCTGTTTTAGATTATACGTGGCGGGAGATCGGCTGCCATGAAGTGATCTGCAGAATACGCCATGGGAACAGAGCTTCCGCCGGTCTCCTGAAAAAACTCGGGTTTGGCGAAGGGGAGACTGACAGAGACGGGATGGAGAAATATACGAAATCCATCCCTGTGGACAATAAAAATCCTCAGGCAGAGATAACCTGA